In Desulfosediminicola ganghwensis, a single window of DNA contains:
- a CDS encoding ABC transporter permease produces MLTLLKQSPLSARIGLLIIAINLSAILLAPYIAPYGETEFAGDVWESMGQEHLLGTDQLGRDMFTRVLYGARNTISIALAIVMLSFTVGCTLGFVAATLGGWVDQMLGRLVDVIMAFPTLIFALMVLSVMGTSIPTLIAVIAILDSTRVFRVSRAVAMDIEVMDFVEVARLRGEGLWWVIRYEILPNAMPPLIAEFGLRFCFVFLFISSLSFLGLGIQPPTADWGSMVRENAGAISFGIYSPMYPAAAIALLTIGVNLVVDWMLNRSSLLRTQ; encoded by the coding sequence ATGTTAACGTTATTAAAACAATCACCCTTAAGCGCCCGGATCGGCCTGTTGATTATTGCGATCAATTTGAGCGCAATTCTATTGGCACCTTACATCGCCCCATACGGAGAAACAGAGTTTGCAGGCGACGTGTGGGAATCCATGGGCCAGGAACATCTCCTGGGAACAGATCAGCTCGGACGCGATATGTTTACCCGGGTGCTCTACGGTGCCAGAAATACCATTTCCATTGCCCTTGCCATCGTTATGCTCTCCTTCACAGTTGGCTGCACCCTGGGTTTTGTGGCTGCCACGCTCGGTGGCTGGGTTGATCAGATGCTCGGCCGTCTGGTCGACGTTATCATGGCCTTCCCCACACTGATTTTCGCCCTCATGGTGCTATCTGTCATGGGAACCTCGATTCCCACGCTGATTGCAGTCATAGCCATACTCGATTCCACCAGAGTCTTCCGGGTTTCAAGAGCCGTGGCCATGGATATTGAGGTGATGGACTTTGTTGAAGTGGCAAGGCTACGCGGAGAAGGATTGTGGTGGGTGATACGCTATGAGATTCTGCCGAATGCCATGCCACCGCTGATCGCTGAATTCGGTCTTCGATTTTGTTTTGTTTTCCTGTTTATCAGCTCCCTGAGCTTTCTGGGACTCGGTATCCAGCCACCAACAGCCGACTGGGGATCAATGGTTCGTGAAAACGCAGGAGCAATCTCTTTTGGTATCTATTCGCCGATGTACCCCGCAGCAGCCATCGCTCTTCTCACCATTGGTGTCAATTTAGTCGTGGATTGGATGCTCAACAGAAGCAGTTTACTCCGAACGCAATGA
- a CDS encoding ABC transporter permease, with product MNKLTSMITKRLIFGVFTLLVISLLIFVGVEALPGDLAEAILGQNATPETIQAFRTDLKLDLPPHVRYFSWIGSFLQGDLGTSLANGRPIAEVIGWRFGNSLFLAGVTALFAIPVAIILGLLAAIYRDSWFDRFISITTLSAISLPEFFVAYILIALLSVQIFLFPSISAINEDMSLFQKLHAIFLPCLTLSLVVIGHMMRMTRAAIINVLSSPFIEMAKLKGINRGRIILKHALPNALSPIINVVVLNLAYLVVGVVVVEVVFVYPGLGQLLVDAVAKRDLPVVQASGLIFAGTYVCLNLTADVLSMLSNPKLRNPR from the coding sequence ATGAATAAACTCACATCAATGATCACCAAGCGTTTGATCTTCGGTGTCTTTACCTTATTGGTGATTTCCCTGCTGATATTCGTTGGGGTAGAAGCTTTGCCCGGCGACCTGGCCGAAGCCATACTCGGCCAGAATGCCACCCCGGAGACCATACAGGCCTTCCGCACAGACCTGAAACTGGATCTGCCGCCCCATGTTCGCTACTTCAGCTGGATCGGCTCCTTCCTCCAGGGTGATCTTGGAACTTCGCTGGCCAATGGACGCCCCATTGCAGAGGTAATCGGCTGGCGATTCGGCAATAGCCTGTTTCTGGCCGGAGTAACGGCCCTATTCGCCATTCCTGTGGCAATTATTCTCGGCCTGCTTGCCGCAATTTATCGCGACTCCTGGTTTGACAGGTTTATCTCAATCACCACCCTGAGTGCCATTTCACTGCCTGAGTTTTTCGTGGCCTACATCCTGATCGCCCTGCTGTCTGTGCAGATATTTCTCTTTCCCAGCATCAGCGCCATCAATGAAGATATGTCGCTCTTCCAGAAACTTCATGCAATCTTCCTCCCCTGCCTGACCCTCAGTCTGGTGGTTATAGGCCACATGATGCGTATGACCAGGGCGGCCATCATCAACGTTCTTTCGAGCCCGTTTATTGAGATGGCAAAATTGAAAGGCATAAACCGGGGGCGGATTATTTTAAAACACGCCTTACCCAATGCCCTGTCCCCAATTATCAACGTTGTTGTACTCAATCTCGCCTATCTGGTGGTGGGGGTAGTAGTGGTGGAGGTTGTCTTTGTTTATCCCGGCCTTGGTCAATTGCTGGTGGATGCAGTCGCCAAAAGAGACCTGCCGGTGGTGCAGGCCAGCGGGCTGATATTTGCCGGTACCTATGTCTGTTTGAATCTTACCGCCGACGTCTTGTCGATGCTCAGCAACCCCAAACTGAGGAACCCAAGGTGA
- a CDS encoding ABC transporter substrate-binding protein has translation MIGLELLQKLFSEGKVSRREFISQAAALGATAALSQSFLASHVFAASSQPQRGGRLRIGISGGSTTDTIDPAASTDMMNQIIINGQLGNCLVEVDHENNTVPELAESWDSSPDAKTWNFKLRKGVEFHNGKTMDADDVIYSLNHHRGEDTKSAAKVIVDSIAEIIKEDKYSISFILKSANADFPYLLSDYHLIISPKTSDFTDGVFSGGYILKKYEPGVRCLTVRNPNYFKSDRAFFDEVETLGINDVNARTNALKTGQIDMMNRCELKTVHLLKRTKGIQVLRQNGFKHYTFAMQCNQAPYSNNDVRLALKYGVDREQMLKTVLRGYGSVGNDHPISSANRYHASELPQRQFDPDKAKFHLKKAGLEGEMFKFHTSEAAFSGAIDAAVMYKESAGRIGLNIDVVREPNDGYWSNVWMKKPWCAVFWGGRPTEDMMFSTAYAADAAWNDTSWKHDRFNELLIGARAELDQTKRRAMYVEMQSIVRDEGGVVVPMFAADLAATSDKVAHGPLAANWELDGLRAPERWWFKS, from the coding sequence ATGATCGGGCTGGAGCTATTACAAAAACTGTTTTCCGAAGGAAAAGTATCACGAAGAGAATTTATCTCTCAGGCTGCGGCACTTGGCGCAACAGCTGCTCTTTCTCAATCGTTTCTTGCAAGCCACGTTTTTGCAGCAAGCTCACAACCCCAGCGCGGCGGTCGTCTGAGAATTGGTATATCCGGCGGCTCCACCACCGATACAATCGATCCTGCTGCCAGCACTGACATGATGAACCAGATTATCATCAATGGTCAGCTCGGCAACTGTCTCGTTGAGGTGGACCATGAAAACAATACCGTGCCGGAACTGGCCGAGAGCTGGGACAGTTCCCCCGATGCCAAAACATGGAATTTCAAACTGCGCAAAGGAGTCGAGTTTCACAATGGCAAAACCATGGACGCCGACGATGTCATCTACTCCCTCAACCACCATAGAGGTGAAGACACAAAATCTGCAGCCAAGGTAATTGTCGACTCCATCGCAGAAATTATAAAAGAAGACAAGTACAGCATCTCCTTTATCTTAAAAAGCGCCAACGCCGATTTTCCATATTTGCTGAGTGATTACCACCTGATCATATCTCCTAAAACCAGCGACTTTACCGACGGCGTCTTCAGCGGCGGCTATATCCTCAAAAAATATGAGCCGGGCGTCCGCTGCTTAACGGTCCGGAATCCGAACTATTTCAAAAGCGACCGGGCATTTTTCGATGAAGTTGAAACACTTGGAATCAACGATGTAAATGCCAGGACCAATGCCCTGAAAACCGGCCAGATCGACATGATGAACCGGTGTGAACTCAAAACCGTGCATCTGCTGAAGAGAACCAAGGGCATTCAGGTGCTCAGACAGAATGGATTTAAACATTACACCTTTGCCATGCAGTGCAACCAGGCACCATACAGCAACAATGATGTACGCCTGGCCCTGAAATATGGCGTTGACCGTGAGCAGATGCTGAAAACCGTCCTGCGTGGGTATGGCTCTGTGGGTAATGATCATCCAATCAGCTCCGCCAACCGGTACCATGCATCAGAACTCCCTCAACGTCAGTTTGATCCGGATAAAGCCAAATTCCACCTCAAAAAAGCTGGCTTGGAGGGTGAAATGTTCAAATTCCACACCTCTGAAGCAGCCTTCTCCGGCGCAATCGATGCCGCTGTCATGTACAAAGAATCCGCCGGCCGCATAGGTCTGAACATTGATGTCGTCCGCGAGCCCAATGACGGGTATTGGTCCAATGTCTGGATGAAAAAGCCCTGGTGTGCTGTGTTCTGGGGCGGAAGACCAACTGAGGACATGATGTTCAGCACGGCATACGCCGCAGATGCAGCCTGGAATGACACCTCCTGGAAGCATGACCGCTTTAACGAACTGTTGATTGGCGCCAGGGCAGAACTCGACCAGACCAAACGCCGGGCAATGTATGTTGAGATGCAAAGCATTGTCAGGGACGAAGGTGGTGTGGTCGTGCCCATGTTTGCAGCAGACCTCGCAGCGACATCGGACAAGGTTGCACACGGGCCTCTGGCTGCGAACTGGGAGCTTGACGGCCTCCGGGCACCGGAGCGCTGGTGGTTCAAGTCCTAA
- a CDS encoding zinc-binding dehydrogenase, which translates to MKAVVTTGNGGYEVLEYRDVPIPTLASGEVLLQVLAAGVNNTEINTRLGWYSSKVTASTEGLTDTEREKAKEQADGGWNEATPFPFIQGTDCCGRIVAVAPDGDKSTVGLRVLVRSCMRAFGWESLENIWMASDFDGAFAQFVKVPAGEVFPVNCDWSDGQLGTIPCAYGTAENMLHRAKVSSGEHVLVAGASGGVGSAAVQLAKRRGAVVTAIAGKAKIEQVQSIGADHVIERGVDIVAALGAKTVDVVVDNVGGASFGEMLEVLVRGGRYVSSGAIGGPIVALDMRTFYLKDLTMIGCTAWDEPVFPNLISYIEGGEIQPLLAKEFPLERIVDAQREFTEKKHVGKFVLIPPPLSDAQMKLFASGL; encoded by the coding sequence ATGAAGGCCGTGGTCACAACTGGTAATGGCGGATACGAGGTACTCGAGTACCGGGATGTGCCAATTCCGACCCTTGCTTCGGGAGAAGTGTTGTTACAGGTCCTCGCAGCCGGCGTAAACAACACCGAAATCAATACCCGGCTGGGTTGGTATTCCAGTAAGGTTACCGCAAGTACAGAAGGTCTCACAGATACGGAGAGAGAAAAGGCGAAAGAACAGGCGGATGGTGGCTGGAACGAAGCTACGCCATTTCCGTTTATACAGGGAACCGATTGTTGCGGGCGTATTGTCGCCGTTGCTCCTGACGGTGACAAAAGCACTGTTGGGTTACGTGTTCTGGTGCGGTCTTGCATGCGTGCGTTCGGGTGGGAGTCTCTTGAAAATATCTGGATGGCCTCAGACTTCGATGGGGCGTTCGCGCAATTTGTGAAAGTGCCGGCCGGGGAGGTTTTCCCTGTGAATTGCGATTGGAGCGATGGGCAACTGGGGACGATCCCGTGTGCGTACGGCACGGCAGAAAACATGCTTCACAGGGCGAAGGTCTCGAGTGGGGAACATGTCCTGGTCGCCGGAGCGTCCGGTGGTGTCGGCTCGGCTGCGGTGCAGTTGGCAAAGCGTCGTGGCGCCGTGGTAACGGCAATCGCCGGGAAGGCTAAAATTGAGCAGGTACAATCAATAGGGGCCGATCATGTCATTGAACGCGGTGTTGATATCGTTGCCGCTCTCGGTGCAAAGACGGTGGATGTTGTGGTAGACAATGTGGGTGGCGCCTCCTTTGGAGAAATGCTGGAGGTGTTGGTGAGAGGAGGGCGGTATGTTTCCTCCGGTGCCATTGGCGGGCCGATCGTAGCGCTCGATATGCGGACCTTTTATCTGAAAGACCTGACCATGATAGGTTGTACAGCATGGGATGAACCCGTATTTCCAAATCTTATTTCATATATAGAAGGTGGAGAGATACAACCGCTCCTGGCGAAAGAGTTTCCTCTCGAACGTATTGTGGACGCGCAACGTGAGTTCACCGAAAAGAAGCATGTGGGTAAATTCGTCTTGATCCCACCGCCCTTAAGTGATGCACAGATGAAACTATTTGCATCCGGGTTGTAA
- a CDS encoding sporulation protein has product MFKKLFARIGVGSASVDAVLTTEHFEPGGLVEGRVEIKAGEVEQEVAAITIKLMTIAERESDDESEELNHTIASHKVADALLLKPGENREVPFSFPLHMETPVTVLDVGKNHCKVWLETALDIELALDPTDRDYLNVHPTPVMQHLITAMIDKGFKMVKADVEEGFLNGGSYTSESGCYQEIEFKPKAFFSGVREVEISFVPQADCTHVLIELDRTFAGDGYRSLTLANSADLAEVKESLASLM; this is encoded by the coding sequence ATGTTTAAAAAGTTGTTTGCCCGGATAGGGGTTGGCAGTGCCAGTGTGGATGCCGTGTTGACCACAGAACATTTTGAGCCAGGCGGTCTTGTGGAAGGACGTGTTGAAATTAAGGCTGGAGAGGTTGAGCAGGAGGTTGCTGCGATAACTATTAAGCTGATGACAATTGCGGAAAGAGAGAGCGATGACGAAAGCGAGGAGTTGAATCATACCATCGCAAGCCACAAAGTGGCCGATGCTCTTTTGCTGAAGCCCGGTGAAAATCGCGAAGTACCTTTTTCGTTTCCCCTGCATATGGAAACGCCAGTCACAGTGCTGGATGTGGGAAAAAATCACTGTAAAGTTTGGCTGGAAACAGCGTTGGACATAGAATTGGCCCTGGACCCCACGGATAGGGATTATCTCAACGTCCACCCAACGCCTGTCATGCAGCATCTCATTACAGCAATGATCGATAAAGGTTTTAAGATGGTCAAAGCTGATGTGGAGGAGGGTTTCCTCAATGGCGGCAGCTATACATCAGAATCAGGCTGCTACCAGGAGATTGAGTTCAAACCGAAGGCATTTTTCTCAGGTGTTCGGGAGGTGGAAATTTCTTTTGTTCCCCAGGCTGATTGCACCCATGTGCTTATTGAGCTTGATCGCACCTTTGCAGGGGATGGATACCGTAGCCTGACCCTGGCCAATTCAGCAGATCTGGCAGAGGTGAAAGAGAGTCTGGCCAGTTTGATGTAG
- a CDS encoding response regulator: MKNKTILIIEDEKRLSDLLCDYLCQAGYTTDCLYEGQEAVARVRANQPALILLDLMLPGKDGLDICKEIRSFSEVPIVMMTARVEEIDRLLGLELGADDYICKPFSPREVVARVKAVLRRSRGAVHSGRSLTLDNKKYIAKFHGEKLDLTAVEFQLLRILFEQSGRIFTRDQLMDKLYTDRRIVCDRTIDSHIKKLRKKIAIAAPGLEIIRSVYGVGYKYEGL, encoded by the coding sequence ATGAAAAACAAAACTATATTGATCATCGAAGACGAAAAACGGTTAAGCGACCTGCTCTGCGACTATCTCTGCCAGGCTGGTTATACAACAGACTGTCTCTATGAAGGACAGGAAGCTGTGGCCAGGGTCAGGGCAAACCAGCCGGCGCTGATTTTGCTGGACCTGATGCTTCCTGGGAAAGACGGGCTCGATATCTGTAAAGAAATACGGAGCTTCTCCGAAGTGCCTATCGTTATGATGACCGCCAGAGTTGAAGAAATAGACAGGCTGCTCGGGCTGGAGCTCGGAGCAGACGATTATATCTGTAAACCTTTCAGCCCACGGGAAGTGGTAGCCAGAGTCAAGGCTGTCCTCAGGCGAAGTAGAGGTGCAGTTCATAGCGGACGGAGTCTCACCCTGGATAATAAGAAATATATCGCAAAATTCCACGGTGAGAAGCTGGATCTGACAGCTGTAGAATTTCAGCTACTTCGAATACTTTTCGAACAATCAGGCAGAATCTTTACCCGTGACCAGCTTATGGATAAACTCTATACCGACAGGCGCATAGTCTGTGACAGAACCATTGACAGTCACATTAAAAAGCTACGGAAGAAAATTGCCATCGCCGCACCCGGACTGGAAATTATCAGGTCAGTCTATGGAGTGGGGTATAAATACGAAGGTCTGTGA
- a CDS encoding ATP-binding protein encodes MKLRIRHKLFLSTLLTSSIMAGGIFLFLQWSFDRDFLGYVNSQEFKHLNTMAEKLPSYYSKEAGWEGLQGNHRLWTRIQRNIFFDVMRESVDKKLFADRPQQPPHPPMDPIRLGKRIVLLDLEKNRVIGGPPEQLTHITTIPITSAGSTIGFLGLFPISEISDSGDLLFVKQQKQSFALIALMMLGVSIILTFPITIHLLRPVNHLTEGTRKLIGGKFVTRIPITSGDELGRLSEHFNMLAMTLEKNEKARQRWIADISHELRTPISILRGELEALLDGVRKTGIQTLTPLLGEVLHMQRLVNDLYELSMSDIGALTYKKVLVDPVGILDGTIELLEKRYADKGMELHLQVPAGMSPPLLGDPDRLQQLFTNLLENSLRYTDSPGMLEILTERSEERIVLLFQDTEPGVAADQLPLLFDRLYRTDLSRHRADNGAGLGLAICTNIVEAHQGKISSYASPYGGLGIRVELPITS; translated from the coding sequence TTGAAACTTAGAATCCGCCACAAGCTTTTCCTTTCCACCCTCCTCACCAGCTCGATCATGGCCGGAGGTATTTTTCTCTTTCTGCAGTGGAGTTTTGACCGTGACTTTCTCGGCTATGTGAACAGCCAGGAATTCAAGCACCTCAACACCATGGCTGAAAAACTTCCGAGTTATTACAGCAAGGAAGCAGGCTGGGAAGGGTTGCAGGGCAATCACCGGCTCTGGACCCGGATTCAAAGGAATATCTTCTTTGATGTAATGCGCGAGTCTGTCGACAAGAAATTATTTGCCGATCGCCCTCAGCAACCACCCCATCCACCGATGGACCCAATTCGGCTCGGCAAGCGTATCGTGCTCCTGGACCTGGAAAAAAATCGGGTTATTGGCGGCCCCCCCGAGCAGTTGACGCACATAACCACGATACCGATTACCTCGGCCGGTAGCACAATCGGATTTCTTGGGCTCTTTCCAATCTCCGAAATTTCAGATTCCGGCGACCTGCTCTTTGTAAAACAGCAAAAACAATCGTTTGCGCTCATTGCGTTGATGATGCTGGGGGTTTCAATTATCCTGACGTTCCCAATAACCATTCACCTGCTACGACCTGTCAACCACCTGACAGAAGGAACAAGAAAGCTCATAGGTGGCAAATTTGTAACCAGAATTCCAATTACCAGCGGAGACGAACTCGGGCGGTTGAGCGAACACTTCAATATGCTTGCAATGACTCTGGAAAAAAATGAAAAGGCTCGACAGCGCTGGATTGCTGATATCTCCCATGAGTTGCGCACGCCAATTTCCATCCTGCGGGGAGAGCTGGAGGCACTTCTGGACGGAGTTCGCAAAACCGGTATCCAGACATTGACACCACTGCTTGGCGAGGTTCTGCATATGCAACGGCTGGTGAATGATCTTTATGAGCTTTCCATGTCCGATATCGGTGCCCTGACATATAAAAAGGTACTGGTTGATCCTGTGGGAATTCTTGATGGAACCATTGAACTTCTGGAAAAACGATATGCGGATAAAGGTATGGAGCTTCATCTTCAGGTGCCGGCGGGGATGTCACCGCCTTTGCTCGGAGATCCCGACCGACTGCAGCAACTCTTCACCAACCTTCTGGAAAACAGCCTGAGATATACAGATTCTCCCGGTATGCTTGAGATACTGACAGAACGCTCTGAAGAACGTATTGTTCTATTATTTCAAGATACTGAGCCCGGAGTAGCTGCCGACCAGCTTCCCCTGCTCTTTGACAGACTCTACCGAACCGACCTGTCGCGACACCGTGCAGATAATGGCGCTGGGTTAGGTCTTGCCATCTGCACCAACATAGTTGAGGCTCACCAGGGAAAGATCTCTTCCTATGCTTCACCATATGGCGGCCTGGGGATCAGGGTCGAGTTACCCATTACCAGCTGA
- a CDS encoding DUF6515 family protein, with protein sequence MDGLFYRHDPKGFIVAPAPIGAVVRTLPPATILVHISGIQYYACSGIYYRKVDAGSVVVA encoded by the coding sequence CTGGACGGACTGTTTTACCGGCATGACCCCAAAGGATTTATTGTTGCTCCGGCACCCATAGGTGCGGTGGTCAGAACCCTTCCTCCGGCAACAATACTGGTACATATCAGTGGGATTCAGTATTACGCCTGTTCTGGGATTTACTACAGGAAGGTTGATGCTGGCTCTGTGGTGGTGGCGTAA
- a CDS encoding SH3 domain-containing protein, whose translation MRSTFDIGERLKVRVDLLNVRSGPGLNHDVVQQLTQGTGVQVEGGSSALCLVRLPDKSTGWIKSNYTTKFQDGFEG comes from the coding sequence ATGAGGTCTACTTTCGATATCGGTGAACGACTCAAGGTCAGGGTTGACCTTCTCAACGTTCGTTCAGGTCCGGGCCTGAACCATGACGTTGTACAGCAACTCACCCAAGGTACTGGTGTCCAGGTTGAAGGGGGGAGTTCGGCCTTGTGCCTGGTTCGTCTGCCAGATAAGTCAACAGGCTGGATTAAGAGCAACTACACAACCAAATTCCAGGATGGCTTTGAAGGTTGA
- a CDS encoding 4Fe-4S dicluster domain-containing protein — protein MAISVIKGCIGCGTCVLTCPTDVIRLDQRSGKATIQYPADCQICHLCRMYCPVDAITITPEKSIPVVVSWG, from the coding sequence ATGGCCATTTCCGTAATCAAGGGGTGTATCGGCTGCGGTACCTGCGTGCTGACATGCCCTACTGATGTAATCCGTTTGGACCAGCGCTCAGGCAAAGCGACTATTCAGTATCCGGCAGATTGTCAGATATGCCATCTTTGCCGAATGTACTGTCCGGTGGATGCAATCACGATAACACCAGAGAAGTCTATACCGGTGGTTGTGTCATGGGGCTGA
- a CDS encoding ferric reductase-like transmembrane domain-containing protein, with protein sequence MPSLPNVLSGGCNHDNTREVYTGGCVMGLKMEKHTTRPALQWCTLFIGIPLLFYLTGDFPRRSILKETISLLTLMAFFQLLGQLYTTRCNTRLVRDAGAPKLVRVHKIAGYIGIALILVHPLLIVVPRYFEAGIGPGEAFLTMVTTTTPGVLTGLASWGLMLALAVTSLFQKRIPLTYLSWRRLHASLSIAFIPAASWHVANLGRHASPAMTIMIVLMAAGGMLLTIKATVARRLLRVKG encoded by the coding sequence ATGCCATCTTTGCCGAATGTACTGTCCGGTGGATGCAATCACGATAACACCAGAGAAGTCTATACCGGTGGTTGTGTCATGGGGCTGAAGATGGAAAAGCATACAACCCGACCCGCACTACAATGGTGCACGCTCTTTATCGGCATACCTCTCCTGTTCTATCTCACAGGAGATTTTCCCCGCCGATCAATTCTCAAGGAAACGATATCTCTCCTGACCCTGATGGCATTTTTCCAGCTATTGGGGCAGTTGTATACCACGCGATGTAATACACGCCTTGTGCGCGATGCAGGAGCACCAAAGCTTGTAAGAGTCCATAAAATTGCTGGCTACATCGGTATTGCGCTGATCCTTGTACATCCTTTGCTGATCGTGGTACCGCGATATTTCGAAGCGGGAATAGGCCCTGGAGAGGCGTTTTTAACCATGGTCACCACGACTACTCCGGGAGTATTGACCGGGCTTGCAAGCTGGGGGCTGATGCTTGCGCTGGCGGTAACGTCGCTCTTTCAAAAGAGGATACCCCTGACGTACCTTTCGTGGCGAAGGCTGCATGCAAGCCTGTCGATAGCTTTTATCCCGGCTGCCTCCTGGCACGTCGCGAATCTGGGCAGGCATGCAAGCCCGGCCATGACCATAATGATAGTGCTGATGGCGGCAGGTGGGATGCTGCTCACGATAAAAGCAACCGTGGCCAGAAGACTATTGAGAGTAAAGGGCTGA
- a CDS encoding FAD-binding protein: protein MNSTNEMSGLTRRTFMTLAGGAAGVAALSSFGIPTGWAANKPKVAPADVSLALDTTDVLVIGGGMAGLFAAVKAHDAGADVMILSKGRLGSSGQTPFAKGIFVYDPGVAGMTLDEFVDSVSRSALGSNNPLYTRQMAGNSLARVKELREWGFFESPLYNNCFKRPIAERSIPLLERVMVTHLLKENGMIAGAAGFSADDGKVHLVAAKSVILCTGAGGFKPNGFPICDLTHDGTVMAYNIGAKVTGKEWNDGHPASAENPAACFDGWGNMFEQKPTTTGVDIRHDLGVDMNYRAYVAGGPVRMGPPHQQETGQVAGGPYMPLEFMRNAPPGGAGGRHDDTPQRQGKGGPPPGMRGPRVGGSSSGMAIHKSEGLVPINDRCESTIPGLYAAGDALGSYMAGAIYTQIGSSLAGSAVQGAVAGEAAAAFCSSTVAPVIGKETIARVQEEMLAPLGKEAGYSPAWVTQTLQGIMIPNFVLYIKKEKLLQAALAYVEELRDHHVGMLRAADFHELRLAHETANMIISAEMKLRASIMRTESRCSHFRLDYPEVDEKNWRAWINIYRGEDGSMKLEKQPFDSWPVA from the coding sequence ATGAACAGTACGAATGAAATGAGCGGCCTTACCCGTAGAACTTTTATGACACTTGCCGGGGGGGCCGCTGGTGTTGCAGCGCTCTCCTCGTTTGGTATTCCTACAGGTTGGGCAGCCAACAAACCAAAAGTTGCACCAGCTGATGTTTCTCTGGCACTAGACACTACAGACGTACTTGTCATCGGTGGCGGTATGGCAGGTCTGTTTGCTGCAGTGAAGGCCCACGATGCAGGTGCCGACGTTATGATCCTGTCCAAAGGCAGACTTGGTTCATCAGGTCAGACGCCGTTTGCCAAGGGCATATTTGTCTATGACCCCGGCGTCGCTGGAATGACCCTCGACGAATTTGTTGACAGTGTCTCCCGCTCGGCACTGGGCAGCAATAACCCTTTATATACCAGGCAAATGGCGGGAAACTCCCTCGCCAGGGTAAAGGAACTGCGGGAGTGGGGATTTTTTGAATCCCCACTTTATAATAACTGTTTTAAACGGCCAATCGCTGAGCGAAGCATACCCCTTCTGGAGCGTGTCATGGTGACCCATTTACTCAAAGAAAATGGCATGATAGCAGGGGCCGCAGGGTTTAGTGCAGATGACGGAAAAGTGCACCTAGTTGCAGCAAAAAGCGTTATTCTCTGTACAGGTGCTGGAGGTTTCAAGCCGAACGGCTTCCCCATTTGCGACCTCACGCACGACGGGACTGTCATGGCCTACAATATCGGGGCTAAAGTCACGGGCAAGGAATGGAACGACGGGCATCCAGCTTCTGCAGAAAATCCGGCAGCGTGTTTCGATGGCTGGGGAAACATGTTTGAACAAAAGCCGACCACAACCGGGGTCGACATACGACATGACCTTGGGGTCGACATGAACTACAGGGCGTATGTCGCAGGTGGCCCGGTACGCATGGGACCCCCGCACCAGCAAGAGACAGGCCAAGTCGCAGGCGGCCCGTATATGCCGTTGGAATTTATGCGAAACGCTCCTCCGGGCGGCGCCGGAGGGCGCCATGATGATACGCCGCAGAGACAAGGCAAAGGTGGCCCCCCTCCAGGAATGAGAGGGCCGCGCGTTGGCGGTTCATCATCTGGCATGGCGATCCATAAGTCTGAAGGCCTGGTACCGATTAATGACAGGTGCGAGTCGACTATCCCGGGACTTTACGCCGCCGGAGATGCCCTTGGTTCATATATGGCGGGTGCTATTTACACTCAGATCGGTTCCTCCCTGGCCGGTTCAGCTGTTCAGGGAGCTGTTGCCGGCGAGGCAGCGGCGGCCTTTTGTTCCAGTACGGTGGCCCCTGTCATCGGGAAAGAGACGATTGCCAGGGTGCAGGAGGAAATGTTGGCACCGTTGGGAAAAGAAGCCGGTTACAGCCCGGCCTGGGTGACCCAGACCTTGCAGGGGATCATGATTCCGAACTTTGTTCTCTACATCAAGAAAGAAAAGCTGCTGCAGGCAGCCCTGGCGTACGTCGAGGAACTCAGGGACCATCATGTGGGGATGCTGCGTGCTGCTGACTTCCATGAACTTCGTCTGGCCCATGAGACCGCAAACATGATAATCAGCGCAGAGATGAAGCTCAGGGCCTCGATCATGCGAACAGAGAGCCGATGCAGTCACTTTCGACTCGATTATCCTGAGGTGGATGAGAAGAACTGGCGAGCCTGGATAAACATTTACAGGGGGGAAGACGGGTCTATGAAGTTGGAAAAGCAGCCCTTTGACAGTTGGCCTGTAGCATAA